A genomic window from Lactobacillus sp. ESL0677 includes:
- a CDS encoding ComGF family competence protein — translation MKLRTKGFMLAEAMFAVFITLLVVLMLQNLLKSMTLANKVEHHTDDVVFSYVQFNRFLHDSHTKLAYVDVAASTTKKAKIVKVDQDNNENIYWLTFYKNMIRATTIEGGHMPLLLNISNAKFVTHSQQLKIMVTEDDGRQSELYFKLAKQPEKKAKNEQAKKAKSKS, via the coding sequence ATGAAATTAAGAACTAAGGGCTTTATGTTGGCCGAAGCTATGTTTGCCGTTTTTATAACTTTATTGGTTGTTTTAATGTTGCAAAATTTGTTAAAAAGCATGACTTTAGCCAACAAAGTTGAGCATCATACCGACGATGTAGTTTTTTCTTATGTGCAATTCAACCGCTTTTTACATGATAGTCATACTAAATTGGCCTATGTTGATGTCGCTGCTTCCACGACAAAAAAGGCAAAAATTGTAAAAGTAGACCAAGATAATAATGAAAATATTTATTGGTTAACTTTTTATAAAAATATGATTCGGGCAACAACTATCGAAGGTGGACATATGCCACTTTTATTGAATATTAGTAATGCGAAGTTTGTGACCCACTCACAGCAGCTGAAGATTATGGTGACAGAAGATGATGGCCGCCAGTCTGAATTATATTTTAAATTAGCCAAGCAGCCGGAAAAGAAGGCAAAAAATGAACAAGCTAAAAAAGCAAAAAGTAAAAGCTAG
- a CDS encoding class I SAM-dependent methyltransferase, with protein MDKIEELFNKFLDCVKCLQDSLNVTFGEALTETFDNLETGKIKVEMGAPDKDTVAKLSQKYAALDYDHLAQKDKVQIFTYLVLKAINEDELDVNQMPTPPAIATIIAMLMKKLLPADKDLTIVDPAVGTGSLLYEVVNQLKMANHSKLNYKLAGIDNDEEVLNFADVGAHLNGIKIDLYCQDALSPWLLESPEAVVSDLPIGYYPIDDNAANFATKAEKGHSFAHLLFIEQIIKNLQPGGYAFLVVPKSILSGKVGADFMPWLAEKVFLRAIVELPDNMFQNKFNQKSVLVFQNHGTGISSSEVLLTKLDSIKKQEELIKLNVKLNEWYTNNIH; from the coding sequence ATGGATAAAATTGAAGAACTTTTTAATAAATTTTTGGACTGTGTTAAGTGTCTGCAGGATAGCTTAAATGTTACTTTTGGTGAGGCTTTAACCGAAACTTTTGATAATCTTGAAACAGGTAAGATTAAGGTTGAAATGGGTGCCCCAGATAAGGATACGGTTGCTAAGTTAAGTCAAAAATATGCTGCACTGGATTATGATCATTTAGCGCAGAAGGATAAGGTACAAATTTTTACTTACCTAGTCCTTAAAGCAATCAATGAAGACGAATTAGACGTCAATCAAATGCCGACACCACCAGCTATTGCCACAATTATTGCAATGTTGATGAAGAAGTTGCTGCCGGCAGACAAGGACTTGACAATTGTTGATCCAGCAGTTGGTACTGGTAGTTTGCTTTATGAAGTCGTTAACCAACTGAAAATGGCTAACCATTCTAAGCTAAATTATAAGCTAGCTGGAATTGATAACGACGAGGAAGTGCTGAACTTCGCTGATGTTGGCGCTCATTTAAATGGGATTAAGATTGACTTGTATTGCCAGGATGCTCTTAGTCCTTGGCTACTTGAAAGTCCAGAAGCAGTAGTTAGTGATTTGCCAATTGGTTATTATCCAATTGATGATAATGCAGCTAATTTTGCAACAAAGGCTGAAAAAGGACATTCATTTGCACATCTTTTGTTTATTGAGCAAATTATTAAAAATCTGCAGCCTGGAGGCTATGCCTTTTTGGTTGTACCCAAATCAATACTTTCTGGTAAAGTTGGGGCTGACTTTATGCCGTGGCTAGCTGAAAAGGTCTTCTTGCGGGCGATTGTTGAGCTACCGGACAACATGTTTCAGAATAAATTTAACCAAAAATCAGTTTTGGTATTTCAAAATCACGGCACTGGTATTAGTAGCAGTGAGGTTTTGCTCACAAAGTTAGACTCAATTAAGAAGCAAGAGGAGCTAATTAAGCTTAATGTTAAGCTAAATGAGTGGTATACTAATAACATTCATTAA
- a CDS encoding acetate kinase — translation MKKVLAINSGSSSFKYKLFALPEEKVLAEGLADRVGIDGSSFEIKLANGEKHKEEVAIPDQETAVNLLLKALEDYKVISDLSEIAGVGHRVVAGGEEFSDSVIVDKDKLQAIYDLKEYAPLHNPAEGKGIEAFMKLLPEVPEVAVFDTSFHQTLDPVHYMYSIPYKYYQEYGVRKYGAHGTSVRYIVGRAAEMLGRDAKDLKMVVCHLGSGASITAVKNGKSYDTSMGFTPLAGITMGTRSGDVDPSVLQYIMNKDNIDINQMISILNDKSGLLGISEISSDMRDLEDNADKKANLAREIFVDRVIQYVGSYVAEMGGVDAIVFTAGVGEHDSSVRENVMKAFEFIGLDPDFEANKSNGEKFISKDGSKVKAMIIPTDEELMIERDVVRLAHLN, via the coding sequence ATGAAAAAAGTTTTAGCAATCAACTCAGGTAGCTCTTCTTTTAAGTATAAGTTATTTGCTTTACCAGAAGAAAAGGTATTAGCAGAAGGCCTTGCTGACCGTGTTGGGATTGATGGCTCATCATTTGAAATCAAATTAGCCAACGGTGAAAAACACAAGGAAGAAGTAGCTATTCCCGATCAAGAAACAGCCGTTAACCTGTTGCTTAAAGCATTGGAAGATTACAAAGTTATCTCTGATTTAAGTGAAATTGCTGGTGTTGGTCACCGTGTTGTTGCTGGTGGGGAAGAATTCTCAGATTCAGTAATCGTTGACAAGGACAAATTACAAGCAATTTATGACTTAAAAGAATATGCACCATTGCATAATCCAGCTGAAGGTAAGGGAATTGAAGCATTTATGAAATTGCTTCCGGAAGTACCAGAAGTTGCTGTTTTTGATACTTCATTCCACCAAACTTTGGATCCAGTACACTACATGTACTCGATTCCTTATAAGTATTATCAAGAATACGGTGTACGTAAGTACGGTGCTCACGGTACTTCAGTTCGTTATATTGTTGGTCGTGCTGCTGAAATGCTTGGCAGAGATGCCAAAGATTTGAAGATGGTAGTTTGCCACCTAGGTTCAGGTGCATCAATTACTGCTGTTAAGAACGGCAAGTCTTACGACACTTCAATGGGCTTCACACCACTTGCAGGTATCACAATGGGTACACGTTCAGGTGATGTTGATCCTTCAGTTTTGCAATACATTATGAACAAAGACAACATTGATATTAACCAAATGATTAGTATTTTGAATGACAAGTCAGGATTACTTGGTATTTCTGAAATTTCTTCAGATATGCGTGACTTGGAAGACAATGCTGACAAGAAGGCTAACTTAGCTCGTGAAATCTTTGTTGACCGTGTAATTCAATACGTTGGTTCATACGTTGCTGAAATGGGTGGCGTTGATGCGATTGTCTTCACTGCTGGTGTTGGTGAACACGACAGCAGCGTTCGTGAAAATGTTATGAAGGCTTTTGAATTTATCGGTTTGGACCCAGACTTTGAAGCTAACAAGTCTAATGGTGAGAAGTTTATTTCTAAAGACGGCTCAAAGGTTAAGGCAATGATTATCCCAACTGACGAAGAATTGATGATTGAACGTGATGTTGTTCGTTTAGCTCATTTGAACTAA
- the comGC gene encoding competence type IV pilus major pilin ComGC, translating to MKKKFKQYLLKILAKSRKAQGFTLIEMVVVIAIIVLLLLIIAPNLTKQKQSAADRTEDAFKTTLQTQADLYEEDKDRKGKDITFQNMFEDGYLTKNQLDKSKNYTVNNGVVEKGN from the coding sequence ATGAAGAAAAAGTTTAAACAATATTTATTAAAGATTTTAGCTAAAAGTCGGAAGGCACAAGGCTTTACATTGATTGAAATGGTCGTGGTTATTGCCATTATTGTATTGCTGCTCTTGATTATTGCACCTAACTTGACCAAGCAAAAACAGAGTGCGGCTGATCGTACCGAAGACGCCTTTAAGACAACCTTGCAAACGCAGGCCGATCTTTATGAAGAGGACAAGGACCGTAAGGGTAAAGATATTACTTTCCAAAATATGTTTGAAGATGGTTATTTGACCAAAAATCAACTTGATAAGTCCAAAAATTATACGGTAAATAATGGTGTGGTTGAAAAAGGCAATTAA
- the comGA gene encoding competence type IV pilus ATPase ComGA, with protein MRIKETVNSLIEEAIAEHASDIFFLVHDEQMVVNLRTITGISQRAVFTLNEGKEIINFLKYGAQMDIAEHRRPQVGALTYDYHQEKYYLRLSSIGDFTGCETLVLRIIYQVQSGQYFLPKQIEKLTQLAKRRGLIVTSGPTGSGKTTTMYKLAQAVGQEKMVMTIEDPVEIHQASFLQTQVNDEAEISYARLLEAALRHRPDILIIGEIRNAQTARLAVDAALSGHLVLATVHAKSTLQTISRLESLQINQNELSNCLTAVSYQRLLPTANGFSCLLDIASGQDLQDSIEQTQRGNFVKWTDNLAELKQRGEISAPIYEQFQEG; from the coding sequence ATGCGGATTAAGGAAACGGTTAACTCGTTAATTGAAGAAGCAATTGCTGAACACGCTAGCGACATATTCTTCTTGGTACATGATGAGCAAATGGTGGTTAACTTACGGACAATTACTGGGATTAGTCAAAGAGCGGTATTTACGTTAAATGAAGGAAAAGAAATTATCAACTTTCTCAAATATGGCGCGCAAATGGATATTGCTGAACATCGTAGGCCGCAGGTTGGGGCATTGACATATGATTACCATCAAGAAAAGTATTATCTGCGTTTATCGAGCATTGGCGATTTTACCGGTTGTGAAACGCTTGTGTTACGGATTATTTATCAAGTGCAGTCGGGCCAGTATTTTTTGCCTAAGCAAATTGAAAAATTAACGCAGTTAGCTAAACGGCGCGGCTTAATTGTCACAAGTGGACCCACTGGCTCTGGTAAAACCACGACGATGTATAAGTTGGCGCAAGCTGTTGGGCAGGAAAAAATGGTGATGACAATTGAGGATCCAGTTGAAATCCACCAAGCATCATTTTTACAAACTCAGGTTAATGATGAAGCTGAAATTAGTTATGCGCGATTACTAGAAGCAGCTTTGCGTCATCGTCCGGATATATTAATTATTGGTGAAATTCGAAATGCCCAAACGGCACGGTTAGCAGTTGATGCTGCGCTAAGCGGACACCTCGTGCTAGCGACTGTCCATGCTAAGAGTACACTGCAAACAATTTCACGATTAGAGAGCTTGCAAATTAATCAAAATGAGCTAAGTAACTGTTTAACAGCCGTTTCTTACCAACGACTCTTGCCAACAGCAAACGGCTTTTCATGCTTACTCGATATTGCCAGTGGACAAGACTTGCAGGATAGTATTGAGCAAACTCAACGAGGAAATTTTGTTAAGTGGACGGATAATTTAGCAGAACTGAAACAGCGAGGTGAAATTAGTGCGCCAATCTATGAACAATTTCAAGAAGGGTAA
- a CDS encoding response regulator transcription factor, translating into MKLKILMVEDDSSVAEMMGMFFAKEGWTEDVAVDGVQAVEMFKEHADEYDLITLDLNLPKKDGIQVAKEIRALSPIVPMIMLTARDSEADQILGLGVGADDYVSKPFSPLALIARIKALHRRIMIEDNQSHPKLAKRTSDYDVNTKHIKISKARREVLFDDKKVVNITPKEFDLLYTMAQKPKQVFSRGQLLEAVWGYDYFGEERTVDAHIKKLRQKLEKVGADVIQTVWGVGYKFDDEQVKK; encoded by the coding sequence ATGAAATTAAAAATTTTGATGGTTGAAGATGATAGTTCTGTCGCTGAAATGATGGGAATGTTTTTTGCTAAAGAAGGCTGGACAGAAGATGTTGCTGTTGATGGTGTGCAGGCTGTTGAAATGTTTAAAGAACACGCTGATGAATACGACTTGATTACTTTGGATCTCAATTTGCCTAAAAAGGATGGTATTCAGGTTGCTAAGGAGATACGTGCGCTTTCGCCAATAGTGCCGATGATTATGTTAACGGCTCGTGATAGTGAGGCTGATCAGATTTTGGGATTGGGTGTCGGTGCCGATGATTATGTGTCTAAACCCTTTAGTCCGCTGGCATTAATTGCGCGGATTAAGGCATTGCACCGTCGAATTATGATTGAAGATAATCAAAGTCATCCTAAATTAGCTAAGCGAACGAGCGATTATGATGTTAATACCAAACATATCAAAATTTCCAAGGCACGTCGCGAGGTTTTATTTGATGATAAAAAGGTGGTCAATATTACGCCCAAGGAATTTGACTTGCTTTATACAATGGCACAAAAACCCAAGCAAGTTTTTTCACGGGGACAGTTGCTTGAAGCTGTCTGGGGCTATGACTATTTTGGCGAAGAACGAACTGTCGATGCTCATATTAAGAAATTGCGGCAAAAATTGGAAAAGGTTGGTGCTGATGTAATTCAAACTGTGTGGGGTGTTGGCTATAAGTTTGATGATGAGCAGGTTAAGAAATGA
- a CDS encoding HAMP domain-containing sensor histidine kinase, translating into MKLIYQHLLSFLLIIVTTVSIIGYAEIKSVTAQSYEQNYRRMDDYASSLGELVANDQKNGTIMLNSEFLDQLQFVLRGDDLHLHIFNSQGMQIYPKSRRLLRLKGNVFAALSHGEEIHIRNNNEEKSYLCHTKNSYTGVIVPWMRGHKIVGAIWLGSLVKDVERPIDTAKRNLINALIIALFVGLIMSAILSYYSTNKINRLSRAIKKVRSGNFDVQIKQKGNDEIDQLAASFNKMVRALKEYNQEVKSQEKRRDQFMADAAHEMRTPLTTINGILEGLQYDAIPEESKPKSIDLMRRETKRLIRLVNENLDYEKIRNNQINLSKTQFNASKVLEDVIIQLKQNADKANDQLKIEVPSELPIYADRDRLTQIVVNLVQNAIQFTTNGHILLSGRRITHGTKITVKDDGIGMNKEQMKYIFERFFKADPSRARLGTGESGLGLAIVSSLVKQHGGKVSVTSEMGQGAQFTITIYDQGYEQYLTK; encoded by the coding sequence ATGAAGCTAATCTATCAACACTTACTTAGTTTTTTGCTAATTATTGTGACGACGGTATCAATCATTGGCTATGCCGAGATTAAATCGGTAACAGCCCAATCCTATGAGCAGAATTATCGGCGCATGGATGATTACGCTTCATCACTGGGGGAATTAGTTGCTAATGACCAAAAGAATGGCACCATCATGCTCAACTCGGAATTTTTGGATCAATTGCAGTTTGTATTACGCGGTGATGATCTCCACCTACATATTTTTAACAGTCAGGGGATGCAAATTTACCCTAAAAGTCGACGTTTGCTCCGCTTAAAAGGAAATGTTTTTGCCGCGTTAAGCCACGGTGAAGAAATTCACATTAGAAATAATAATGAAGAAAAATCGTATTTGTGTCATACGAAAAATTCGTATACGGGTGTGATTGTTCCGTGGATGAGAGGGCATAAGATTGTTGGCGCAATTTGGTTGGGTTCGCTTGTCAAAGATGTTGAGCGGCCAATTGACACAGCCAAGCGTAATTTAATTAATGCTTTAATTATCGCCTTATTTGTCGGGCTAATCATGAGCGCCATCCTGAGTTATTATTCAACTAATAAGATTAACCGTCTTTCACGCGCTATCAAAAAAGTGCGCTCTGGTAATTTTGACGTGCAGATTAAGCAGAAGGGCAATGATGAGATTGATCAGTTAGCTGCTAGCTTTAATAAGATGGTGCGGGCGTTAAAAGAATATAATCAAGAAGTCAAGTCACAGGAAAAGCGCCGCGACCAATTTATGGCTGATGCAGCTCATGAAATGCGCACGCCGTTGACAACAATCAATGGCATTCTTGAAGGATTACAGTATGATGCCATCCCAGAAGAGTCTAAACCCAAGTCAATTGACTTAATGCGTCGGGAAACTAAGCGTCTAATTCGCTTAGTTAATGAAAATTTGGATTACGAAAAGATTCGCAATAATCAAATTAATTTAAGTAAAACGCAATTTAATGCTAGCAAGGTTTTAGAAGATGTCATCATTCAATTAAAGCAAAATGCCGATAAGGCTAACGATCAGCTCAAGATAGAGGTACCATCTGAACTGCCGATTTATGCCGATCGTGACCGGTTAACCCAAATTGTTGTTAATTTGGTACAAAATGCAATTCAGTTTACTACCAATGGTCACATTTTGCTTAGTGGTCGCAGAATTACTCACGGAACGAAAATCACGGTCAAGGATGACGGGATTGGGATGAACAAGGAGCAAATGAAGTATATCTTTGAGCGCTTCTTTAAAGCTGATCCGTCACGTGCTCGGTTGGGAACGGGTGAGTCAGGGTTAGGACTAGCAATTGTTTCTTCTCTTGTTAAGCAGCATGGCGGCAAGGTTTCAGTAACTTCCGAAATGGGTCAGGGAGCGCAATTTACGATTACAATTTATGATCAAGGTTATGAACAATATTTAACTAAATAA
- a CDS encoding SPFH domain-containing protein: MKLIIIIILLIVFFIAGCRVVPQNNEGLIETLGKYSKTVKAGFVFIIPFIQKMRRVSLAMFPAEISKYSIITKDNAEITTSLTLNYLVTDSYKYFYNNTDSVKSMVELIRGHLRDIIGRMDLNEALGSTSKINTQLAEAIGDLTDIYGIRVVRVNIDELLPSPEIQKAMDKQLTADREKIAAIEKAEGEAKNIELTTKAKNDALIATAKANAQAIKTKADAEAYRINQLQASLADASEGYFRNQSLDSFNKLAAGPDNLIVVNKDEITNLGNLPAAAKVWHQAEEK, encoded by the coding sequence ATGAAATTGATAATTATTATTATCTTACTAATTGTGTTTTTTATTGCAGGCTGCCGCGTTGTTCCGCAAAATAACGAGGGTTTAATTGAAACTTTAGGCAAGTATTCTAAAACCGTTAAAGCAGGGTTTGTTTTCATTATTCCCTTTATTCAAAAGATGCGGCGCGTTTCTTTGGCGATGTTCCCCGCCGAAATTTCCAAATATTCGATCATTACTAAAGATAATGCCGAAATTACAACTAGCCTAACCTTAAACTATCTGGTAACTGATTCTTACAAGTACTTCTATAACAACACCGATTCAGTTAAATCTATGGTTGAATTAATTCGTGGGCATTTGCGTGACATTATTGGACGGATGGACTTAAACGAGGCCCTAGGTTCAACAAGTAAAATTAATACTCAATTAGCAGAAGCCATTGGCGATTTAACGGATATTTATGGTATTCGCGTTGTCCGGGTCAATATTGATGAACTACTGCCAAGTCCTGAAATTCAAAAAGCCATGGACAAGCAACTAACGGCTGACCGTGAAAAGATTGCCGCAATTGAAAAGGCTGAAGGTGAAGCCAAAAATATTGAACTGACAACTAAAGCTAAAAACGATGCTCTAATTGCAACGGCTAAGGCTAATGCCCAAGCAATTAAAACTAAGGCTGACGCTGAAGCATATCGAATTAACCAACTGCAAGCTAGTTTGGCAGACGCTAGCGAAGGCTACTTTAGAAATCAAAGTCTAGACAGCTTCAATAAGTTGGCTGCTGGTCCTGATAATTTAATTGTTGTCAACAAGGATGAAATAACCAATTTGGGTAATTTACCAGCTGCTGCTAAAGTTTGGCATCAAGCCGAAGAAAAGTAA
- the manA gene encoding mannose-6-phosphate isomerase, class I — protein MEPIFLTPYFRPKIWGGRKLQTIFNYDIPAGKVGEAWIISGYKDDASLVSQGPLKGQTLRQVYHEHPDLFGNPKEKEFPLLVKFLDANDNLSVQVHPDDEYARKVENDSGKTESWYVLQADPDSYLIYGHTAKTRDELADMIHQGQWDRLLRKVPVKAGDFFYVPAGTIHALTKGIMVIETQQSSDVTYRLYDYDRVDEKTGKQRELHTQKSIDVTTVPHVDPKIDVKVTSEQGATIKTLVEPPLSPHFYLWQIDLDGQWQTSLNGHPYLLVSVIKGAGQLQVGAQAYTLKVGTNFIIPNQMKDFSFIGKMKMVMSAPAKQN, from the coding sequence GTGGAACCAATATTTTTAACACCGTATTTCAGACCGAAAATCTGGGGTGGGAGAAAACTACAGACAATTTTTAATTATGATATTCCAGCTGGCAAGGTAGGCGAAGCATGGATTATTTCTGGATATAAAGATGATGCGTCGCTGGTTAGTCAAGGCCCATTGAAGGGGCAAACTTTGCGGCAAGTATATCATGAACATCCGGACTTATTTGGCAATCCTAAGGAAAAAGAGTTTCCATTATTAGTTAAATTTTTAGATGCTAATGATAACTTGTCAGTGCAAGTTCATCCTGATGATGAATATGCTAGAAAAGTGGAGAATGACAGTGGCAAGACCGAGAGCTGGTACGTTTTACAAGCTGATCCAGATTCATATTTAATTTATGGTCATACTGCTAAGACGCGTGATGAATTAGCCGATATGATTCATCAGGGGCAATGGGACAGGCTCTTACGTAAGGTGCCGGTCAAGGCTGGCGACTTTTTCTATGTTCCAGCGGGAACAATTCACGCTTTAACTAAAGGAATTATGGTAATTGAAACCCAGCAATCTAGCGATGTTACTTACCGGCTGTATGATTATGACCGAGTTGATGAAAAGACGGGCAAGCAACGTGAGCTGCACACACAGAAGTCGATTGATGTTACCACAGTGCCACATGTTGATCCAAAAATTGACGTTAAAGTAACTAGCGAGCAGGGAGCTACTATTAAAACTTTAGTTGAGCCGCCATTATCGCCACATTTTTATTTATGGCAAATTGATTTAGATGGTCAGTGGCAAACTAGCTTGAACGGTCACCCTTACCTGTTAGTTTCGGTTATTAAAGGAGCGGGACAACTGCAAGTTGGCGCTCAGGCTTATACGCTAAAGGTTGGTACTAATTTCATTATTCCTAATCAGATGAAAGACTTCTCGTTCATTGGTAAAATGAAAATGGTAATGTCTGCTCCTGCTAAGCAGAATTAA
- a CDS encoding prepilin-type N-terminal cleavage/methylation domain-containing protein, with protein MKKAIKVKFSGFTLVEMIVCLVIALSLVMLGTVEISAYRQQLVLNNTTKEIKSSIEQAARFSTIKHESVTIIYQPDTKILTFKGRGFSQNIQIASTITIYGLKSTMLITNDGILAPKTITIDDGQHSQKIKLQMLWGRAIEE; from the coding sequence TTGAAAAAGGCAATTAAAGTTAAATTTTCTGGCTTTACATTAGTAGAAATGATTGTGTGCTTAGTGATTGCACTCAGCTTAGTGATGCTTGGAACTGTCGAAATTTCCGCATATCGCCAGCAGCTAGTTCTCAATAATACTACTAAAGAAATTAAAAGTTCTATTGAGCAAGCGGCGCGGTTCAGTACGATTAAACATGAGTCAGTTACAATAATATATCAGCCGGATACAAAGATACTTACTTTTAAAGGGCGTGGCTTTTCTCAAAATATCCAAATCGCTTCAACAATTACTATCTATGGTCTTAAGAGTACAATGCTGATTACAAACGATGGAATACTAGCACCCAAAACTATTACTATTGATGATGGTCAACATTCACAAAAAATAAAGTTACAAATGCTTTGGGGGCGAGCAATTGAAGAATAA
- a CDS encoding type II secretion system F family protein, with the protein MNNFKKGKLTGQEQLAFLDYLQNSLANGFSLSTSLELMPILWSKRKKMLTGLSKRMTLGANLGQEMWQLGFSKTVATQVELAMQQGNLLDCLSQLATLNRLKNEQVKKLKTEMSYPVVLVVMMVALLVFMQTFVSSQFSSSNEHTGDVLLVGILGLGLLFLYYFTQVLTLLRKQDYHSLKKLAHYPIIGATVKVYVKYLLVYDIGLLVASGFSLQKMCQYAANQEKGSLQQYLGAKVNRKLAKGKSLQEIIKQELFLPDELVILLETGSTKGDLGNRCLLLGQTLFTDLTSKIEKLIVNVQPVCFILIGLCIIGMYLKLLLPMYAMMQQI; encoded by the coding sequence ATGAACAATTTCAAGAAGGGTAAGTTGACGGGCCAAGAGCAGCTAGCCTTTCTTGATTATTTACAAAATAGCCTGGCCAATGGCTTTTCTCTTAGCACCAGTTTGGAATTAATGCCGATATTATGGTCAAAACGTAAGAAAATGCTAACAGGGTTAAGCAAAAGAATGACTTTGGGCGCCAATTTAGGTCAGGAAATGTGGCAACTGGGTTTTAGTAAAACAGTTGCTACACAAGTTGAATTAGCAATGCAGCAAGGAAATTTGCTTGATTGCTTATCACAGCTAGCTACGCTGAATCGCTTGAAAAATGAACAAGTTAAGAAGCTGAAAACGGAAATGTCATATCCAGTGGTGTTAGTCGTAATGATGGTTGCATTGCTTGTTTTTATGCAGACCTTTGTATCAAGTCAGTTTTCGTCTTCTAACGAGCATACAGGTGACGTCTTGCTGGTAGGCATACTGGGGTTAGGTCTGCTATTTCTCTACTATTTCACGCAAGTCCTAACTCTTTTACGTAAGCAAGATTACCATTCACTAAAAAAACTAGCGCATTACCCAATTATTGGTGCAACAGTCAAAGTGTATGTCAAATATCTTTTAGTTTATGATATTGGCTTATTGGTTGCGAGTGGATTTTCCTTGCAAAAGATGTGTCAGTATGCAGCTAATCAGGAAAAAGGGTCACTGCAGCAGTATCTTGGTGCTAAGGTAAACCGAAAGTTAGCCAAGGGCAAGAGTTTGCAGGAGATTATTAAGCAGGAATTATTTTTGCCAGATGAATTAGTAATTTTGCTTGAGACGGGATCAACTAAGGGCGATTTAGGTAATCGCTGTTTACTACTCGGACAAACATTATTTACAGATTTAACTAGTAAAATTGAAAAATTAATCGTTAATGTTCAACCAGTTTGCTTTATTTTGATTGGATTGTGCATTATCGGGATGTATTTAAAGTTGTTGCTGCCAATGTATGCCATGATGCAGCAGATTTAA